The stretch of DNA GACATACGTGCTGCCTCAACATCTACCGTCAGAACCGACCAGACCTGATTGGTAATATGGGGTGCATAAACATTCAATGAGCAAGATAAAATGGAGTCGAGTTGTCATAGTGGGTGTCGCATGTAGGAAGAAGCGGAAGGTGAGGTCGCTCACTAAGTTTTCGAGATTGGGCTACTATGTGACCTTATTGAAGCTGACCCCTATTATAGTTTAAGTGTGCAAGTCCAACACAAAAAAGGTGGCTTTATTCCTATCTGATGTGGGACATATGCAATTGTGCAGAATAATTAACACGTTAATCCAGGGGGTTGCAGCAAAGGAGATTGTGGTGAAGGAGCCTTTCTCCTTACAATTGTGGGATCTAGGTggcaaaaatgaaaatgagagTAATAGCTCCTTACTTTGGTGGGATACAACTGTCAATAATCTAAATGAGAGCATGTTGCAAGAGGGTGCCAGCACCCCAATTTTAACGAGTGTGTGGAAGGGAAAAGGCAAGGAAATGCATGTAATCAAATATTACACCTACACGAATATAGTAGATGTCAACCTTGAGGATAAGGTTGTTTAGAAGAGGGGGTGTATTGTTAGGACTTAGGTAAAAGAGAATTAGTTAGTAGAAGTAGTAAATTGGTTGGGGTTGTTATAATAGTTAGACTATTGTGTTTGTTAGTCGGTAATTAGTGATCATTTCCCTCTCTTATCCTAAGTGTACATGGAACCTACACATAAAGATTCCATCTCTTATGAAAGTCTTTTTTAGCAACGTTTGAAATTGAGTGATGTAAACAATTATAGGAGCGTATCTGCTTGTGTATCATGTTCTTTGGAGAGATTCTCTCCAATTACttcttatctttttttctaaatattagtgTTCTTCCCCTAAATCCTTGGCTTGGGTTCCTAACCTTGTAGTTAGAGTATTGCTATGTAAATTTCCATATAGTTCCAATGTGAATACAAAGAAGTATCATGTACTGAAGAGGACAAAGGAATAGTTATgctaaataatgaaaattataacaataatgatgacattaatCACAATGATTGAAGAATGTGAAggtaattaattagttttgaaCTAGGTGACTTATAAGTTGCaggtttttattttatcagCTCATGAGTTAATAAGACTCTCAATGACATGAATTATGAATTATGATTGGATCTTACAAGATATATGGTTAAGTTATTAGGCCAACAcctaattttaaattatcatattttgtttagggtatatatatttaaaacttattttttgtgTCCAAATCTTATGATTGATGATTCAAAGATTAGCCTagtaaaaatatgaaatgtgaTTTTATAATCATATTATGAGAAAATTTGACCATTCTTGTCGATTTTTCATTGGTAATCCCCATATTATAATGTTGAAAAAGCAGGATTAGGTCgactagaagaagaaaaaaaaagacgaTAAGCAATTGTATTTCCAAGTATATGATTGATAGGATGCTAAACAATACTCGGATCGAATGCTCTCAATTGGTATTATAATTAGGCCAAGATACTATTAGTACAAAATAACACTAAcatttaaatagaaaataatatagtaGAAATTAAACACATTTCCAGAAGATTTTTCTACATATCAGTACGTAATATAATCATGAAATTAGATGCAGTGAAATGAAGTTCAAAATGCTAACgtgtaaaaaatgaaaaatttgatacCTGCCAATACATACTTCCCATCTGGGGTAAATGTAGCCTCCATTGATGTGCCATGAGATGGTTCCAAACTAAACCCACAGCGCTGAACAAGAAGTTCTACCGTCAACTTCGACATATGTTGAacaaattacataaataaattgtaacaCAGAAACTTTGACTATTAAAGAAATTAACCTTGTCTCCCCCATATGCATCAAGAACATATATATGGTTATTAGTAGTAGACAGAAGCATTGATTTACCATCATTGCTGAATTTGATATCACAAACCTCAGCAGTATCACCACCAACAAGAAAGGTGTCGAAGGGACCCTATACCAGCATGGGTaatgttaaagttgtgaaattATGAAATGCAAAGACAAAAATTACAGATAAGAACCTTGTCATACGAACGTGAATCGAACAACTTAATAGCTCCCCCTTCCATTGCTACGGCAAAGACCAAGCCTTGTTGGTCATAGGCAACAGTAGGTCTACCACGTACATGTAAGATTCCCTGTAAACTATAACAGTGAGCAATAATATCAAGTGAAACTGCATTATATAATATCAATGGAAGCTCAATTGAAACTGTATTCTATAATATCAATCTATAATATCAAGTGAGTTCAAAAAGCATAGCTTATTTTTTATAGTCTTTTAACTGGCCCTAGAAAGTTAAGTAATTACATTAAAACAGCcccctaaaataaaaatatgaagaaaaaaaagaccaACCTGGCAGGCATTAACCCGTAGATCCCATAACCTTACATTATGGTCTAGAGAACCAGACATGAAGCTATCATTGATAGGAGACATGCAGAGAGAAACTACTCTGTCAAAGAAGTCATTCAAAAGAAATCAGCAATATAATCATCTATATCAAGGAATTGACATGCTCCAAAGTCAATCATAAGCAAATTTTTGTCCTAATCTCGCTTATGAAAACTATCTACCTTGTCTCTTAATTGGTTTCAAGAAAGTATGGGGTAAAGGAAAACTAACTATTGTAATATGGGATTAAATCCTCCGATATTTCTTTTAgttgcataatatttttttctttttatttgtacAGTTTGTATTTTATACATGCTTATCAATATCTTACGATACATGTGAGTCGTATCTcaatttgatacaaaattgAACTCAATCAATATAAATTGCTAGTGTTATCTATTCTGGATATGAATCTTATTTTGAATCCTAATTTCTTATGATGAATCCCAATCAACGAAGATGGATTTTGATTCATTCTAATAAATCTCTATCTAAACATAGTATAGCCAGTCAACTTTGTATAGTCGGCCACTTTTCTTTTAAGTTGATCTATGACTTCTTGAATTATTTTGAGGTCCATATATGTTTAtcaacttataattttgttgagtcatttgttttatttataaatgtcatatttttattgataatgtATCTTACGATTCCTAATAAGATTTGACTCACAATTTAGAAACCGGTTTTTCAATTAACAATTTGAAACTTGATTTGATAATCACGATTCCATATTTGTGGCATATTTGATAACTTAATTACCCTTTTCTTTTCTTGGAAATGCAAATCTTATCATCTAACGATATCTATTCTTCCTTCTATCCCAATTATACAAAGCCTCCGATCTCGTGCCTTTGGGTGAGTGGCTTTTGTTCATGCCCACTGCCAACATTGTTCCAAACTTGATTCTCAAGGGCACCAAATGTGTTTTCTTGGGGTATACTCCTAACAAGAAAGGATGTCAAAGTTATCACCTTCTGAATCATTTGTTATTTGTCTACATGGATGTCATGTTTAATGAAGATGAGCCTTTTGTCCCCTATTCCTAACTTTGGGGAGTATTTTTTAAGTCTTTAAAGTCTACTGAATTTATTTCTGAAGCTGGGTCCTCCATACCTTTATCGACTAACTCAAATCATATGTATAATGTACACTTCTCTATAAAGTATAATTTGTGTATACTCTTTTGATCAATTGAGGAATAATGTTCAAGTTTTCCATCTTTTCAAGTCTAACTTtacatttatcaattaaaagtaAAGAATATAAACACGAAAGATAGTAGAAACTTAGCAAAAGCACTTCtgcaaggaaaaaaaattaatacataagAAGATCATTTTCAAACCTTTGTTTATGTCCTTTGAAGTATCGTAGGCAGCGGTTATCATACATTGATAAATACCGCAAGGATTCTGGCACATATAAGGAAAAAAGAAGTCAATAGTTGTAGACATAATTAGTCGTCTTCAATTATATCCTATCAAATGTCATTTACAAAAGCTCACCTCCAGTAGACTCCAAATTGTACCTTGAAGAGCATATAACAGAACTCGGGTGATGAGTAAAGCATATTTGATCAGTACCGTGTTTCTTATGATAAGTGGTCTTCAACAACCTGGAATTCAAGGTAAAAATGTAAAAAGTGTTAGATATGTCATAATGCTTAGTCACccaaaattattcatttaaactGTAAATAATATAAACTTGCACTAAGTCGACAAACCATCCCAAAAAGGCTTAGTCACTTTAATAAAGAGACAAAACATAGGTGCAGTTCTCTGAAAACTGTTCCTATTGTTTCCCAATTAGAACAAGAcgtgtaatatttattaataacagTCAGATGcaaatttgaaacaaactaCGAACAGTTTCTAAAGAACTGTACGTCGGTGATGTCCTTAATAAAGATGGGCAAaacattcaaataattaaacagcTAAACTTCTacaacaaagtaaaaaaaaattcagtatAATAAACCAACTTAAGAACTGAAATGACTTTTTAATATTCAAAGATCATAAGTTGAAAGTAAGACTCAATAATTCTTTTATGTTGTTAATGAATGGATTAGGTAGTCCCTACAAAGTTGGAATACGCTATATCTTTATTCCCCTCCCATATCTCTATATAAACACTCAGATCAatgttttcatatttttggacTAAACCTCTAAATTTTGTATAGAGttaaattaatgtatttcaGATCTCGTAGGACCAAAAACGCATTTAACCATCATAAAAAGGAAATGGTAGATGCATCACTTATCAAACAGCGGCTAAATGCAAAAGCAATTGTGAATATCAAATTGTTAATAACAATCCATTAGCTCCATTCTAGTGCATTACATCAGCAACCAGCATAGCCATTTGCTGAAGTTTACAGtaacaaaaaattaacaagTCAGTATCAGATAAAGAGAGATTACATAGATTTTGTAAACAAACAAGCAAAAAACAAGCATTGCACACTTCACTTCACGGAATACACTTCTCTAAAATGACCAACTCACTTTACAGAGAATAACGTGAGTAACCTCAATTGTTCATAAACAAATCATAGATGATTACAATATCAAGCATTGATTTATTCATTTAACTAACTACTTAGAATAGTCAAATCTAGAATTTCCCTGTCAACAAACAAACCtcttttcaaaagaaaaatggaAATGAAAGCACCCACCCTGAGTTGAGACGTGTGTAATACTAACACAAGACAAGACATAATCACATTATATGTATGCTAGaagattaaaaaaggaagacAATAACCAAACAATTTCCTCATAAAAAAACAATGCAATTATCACAAGACATATGCATATGACATGGTAagttatttattgtattgtatatGAGCGAACTAACTTAGCATTAGCAATGTCATAGAGTCGCACTGAGTCATCCTCACTAGCCGTGACAAGTAAATCATCCTTACGATGGAAATCAATAGAATATATCTTCCCAACCTACAAATACAAACCAAcatacataattaaaaaaaaaaaacctaaggAAGTGAAGAATAACCATTTGCAATAAAGTCAAGATTTCTACACAATTAACAAAACAAATAGAAGCAATTTAGTATTAAAAAGGCTGAAGAGATCGGGACTAAAAAACATTTCAACTTTTAGACATTCACTGGCTTACACTTTGAATAATTGCATATTTAAAAGCTTAATCTAATTAATTTGCTCCACAAGAGAACAATCAATAATCAACACCAGCGGAACTAGAAGCAAGGACCCTAAAATCGTTGAATAATGAAATTCAAAGCGTGAGGGTATTATAGTGTAGAATTAAATAGTGGGAAGAGAAGAGTTACGAAGTCGGAGAAAACAGCTCCTATGGACATGCTGCGGACAATGTCATCGTCGAGCTCTGAAACTGACGTCGCCATCGCAACCGGGCCGCGCAAAGAAGCACAGCAGCAAGAAAGAAAACTAACGAACAATCCCTCTCCTTGTCACACTCCTTCCAGTCATCTGCTCCTACTTCTATAAGATTGggatttttgtttatttttttattttaaaattgagtaaaTACCTAATTTGTTAAGTTGTATCAATCCCCGAGTTCGTCAAAATTCTCGAGACTAAACTAACATGTTTTAACTTagttataagtaaaaaaaaaaatcccctGCATATTTTTAAATCGATTTCCTATCGTCGTCCTCAAACCACACGgttgtttttagctttttatttttttatttttaagtttaacaaaatataatagtaataaaaaattgaattggatTACGATTTAAAATGGTGTAAGgggtatgattttttaattgataaacaTTCTTTTTTCATCTTTGCCTATTTTTACCACACTAGAGTATGCTATTTTTGTTCTCCTCTTTGCTCttagtttgttttgttttataagtGGTGATAAAGAAGGTTgtataaaatagagaaataataGTGGTTTTTTTAGTGGATGGATTCAACAACACAagagtttgatattttttaatcctTCCTCCCTTTTCTGCCAAAGTCTTGTTacactcttatttatattaataaattagagttaaataatttttaaaaataaatatctatcattataattaattaaattgaatcatcgaattttctttttaatttcttcaaattACAAAAgatcatattaaatataaatcaatcaaatcaaaatcactCATATTTACTTTACTAcaaaaaatctcatatttattacttttatttaatttcgttttattttctatttgttgCTTCTGATTTGTTCGCGAAAAAGGAGTCATcaccaattatatttttttaaaagggaaaattagataaaatctaaaataaagtttttgaacaaaaaaaacggattcgggagtcgattacgaatAGGGAAAGTAATATTACCCTACatcgtccgttaaaacggttaccctataattaattgcatacaaattatttaattatttatttcactccctaaaaaataataaaaaagaaaataaattatttacattaataaaagaataaaaaatgtttttttattaacttggtttgacaagggaaaaactttgctcctacgtatctctaGGTGtaatagaaaaatcaaaacacacgtagttctttggttgaaaatatttatgtgttgtctgatttttattattactttattttaattactttttacttatatacgtatcaaataaataaaaaataaagtagaagtaatagtaataataataataataataataataataataataataataataataataataataatgaaaaaaaaagtgagaTGTATGTTCCTGAATTatatcttctatttttattttaaagtaaagaaaaattgGTTTTTGTTAGAAAACAATGTAACGTTGCGGTATGTGAACAAGATAGATGGACGCGACGGTGACGCAGCCTATTAAAGGATTTGCTCATATGTTGTCGGATCTGTCACGACACAAAGACCACCAACGATAGGGGGTGAATAATATGGCGCGGCGAGCGAAgatgaatttcatccggcgACAGCGACCATTACTTATAATCCTAgggaaaaaaactatttattcgttggtatgatttttattttttatttgataaatacgTGATATGAGTTTTATGTTATACTACAATAGggtgaaatttgttttcttgttttataaacatcaattagttatatttttttattattatttttctgttgcaaagaaaacaattttaggaacaaacaacttaaaaaaaaatgaaagcttaacatatgagtttattttttgcataaacagaaaaagagaaagaaaaaaaaaaatttgtaaaaggtgcaatacaaagactaataagcagaaaattagagaaacGACAAGAAAGTTATACTTTAATGCTGAATTGGTTTTTGTTGGACTGATTTTCCTTGAATTGGTTTTTGCTGGACTGGTTTTCCCAAGATCAGAATTTCTTATCCTCTTTTGCctattattctatatttttttttttgtgctctcAATTATGATCCCCTTTCTACTCTAGTTGTCGACTATTTATAGACCTTTTGGGTGTAGGttacaaaagacaagagaataattgtcaattgattaccattaatatGTTgcttttcggtttcttttcatttaattgaccACCATTATATTGATTCTTATtaccattgattcatttcttttcaatttcttttcattcaaatgatgaccattattatgatttttattaccatcaatccatttattttcattcaattaaatatgtttgtttgtttgtttttttatattttagaaaatagtgaAAATTTTTGAAAAGGAATCAGAGGCAAACAGAAACCAAACGTTTTCttggcttcgggtgcgagtcgttttcccgatATTAACGTACGGGTCATTTTCTCGGATttggtgcgagtcgttttcccgacttcaagatgcgggtcgttttctcggcttcaggtgcgagtcattttcccaGCTTCAAGATGCGGGTCGTTTTATCGGCTTCAAGTGCGAGTCGTTTTGTCCTCttctattttttccttttctttctttctctttattttttgaagaattaatattgtgatcTTAAGCTAGATCTCATGTTGTTGTTTGTCTTGTACTGTAAACAACCTCTACTATATCCAATTTTATCGCAATTCATTATATCGAGGTATGGTATATGTTTCACTTATCAATACCTGATAATCATAACATGCATTCAGGAAAGAGGGTTAAATTATAAAGATGgtaataatatatatcaatatattgAGGTTCAATATTCGtcgtaaaaaaataatatacataagataaaacaaaagaaatgggtGGAAGACTCGACTTGGTTACTAGTAATTCAAATGTAGACTGTACTAACTTCTCATGTCATAGTCCGATCCATATTGTTGATCTTGTCCTTTCGAGTATATATTccttgtttttgttgttgttcttgtttttcttcttctctcaggttgccctttcaggttttTAATCCAGcagatatttatatattttttgtgtatcCTAATTTTTTTCGCCCTTTTAGGTtgtcaacctagcgggtattttttttttgtaccataATTTTTGCCTGGGTCGCCCTTTCAGATATTCAACCTAGCGgtttttttttaacctttatttttgcctaggtcgccttttcaggttttcaacctagcgagtattcattattatttttttgtaccctaatttttgcctaggttgcccctttcaggttttcaacctagcgggtattcattttttaagcatgatatttttttacggcGTCTGAGTTTACAGGGAGGGCTAAATGTTTTCCATTCATATTCATGAGGATCAAAGCTCCACCTGAGAAAGCTTTCTTCACAACGTATGGGCCCTCATAGTTAGGGGTCCATTTCCCACGATAATCCTTTTTAATGGGTAAGATCTTTTTTAGCACCATGTCTCCTTCCCATAATTCTCGATGACGTATTTTTTTCTCGTACGCTCTTTTCagtcttttctgatataattgTCCATGGCATAAGGCCGCCtaccttttttcttcaattaaattcaattgatcgaAACGTGTTTGTACCCATTCCGACTCCTCTAGTTTGGCTTCCATTAATACTCTTAGCGAGGggatttctacttcaatggATAGCACagctgtaagacccataattttaaagtatactttatgtatttttgtgtattttggattttggctcggaggctttttagccaacgttaataatattttgtgaataCGTTTGAGTtcgttctgtgtggaatttgaaaaccattagagttaaacgagtattaagaatggggaatctcttaatgtctcgtttacttaatgtgtgtttgtttgtgaaaaatcgttttaatttaaatgagtattaagaatggggaatctcttaatttctcgtttacttaatgtttgttttgaaagtcgtttaagttaaatgagtattaagaatggggaatctcttaatgtctcgtttacttaatatttgttttgaaaatcgtttaagttttaagttaaatgagtattaagaatggggaatctcttaatgtatCCTTTACTTaacgtgtgtttgtttg from Cicer arietinum cultivar CDC Frontier isolate Library 1 chromosome 3, Cicar.CDCFrontier_v2.0, whole genome shotgun sequence encodes:
- the LOC101491837 gene encoding protein ANTHESIS POMOTING FACTOR 1 encodes the protein MATSVSELDDDIVRSMSIGAVFSDFVGKIYSIDFHRKDDLLVTASEDDSVRLYDIANAKLLKTTYHKKHGTDQICFTHHPSSVICSSRYNLESTGESLRYLSMYDNRCLRYFKGHKQRVVSLCMSPINDSFMSGSLDHNVRLWDLRVNACQGILHVRGRPTVAYDQQGLVFAVAMEGGAIKLFDSRSYDKGPFDTFLVGGDTAEVCDIKFSNDGKSMLLSTTNNHIYVLDAYGGDKRCGFSLEPSHGTSMEATFTPDGKYVLAGSGGGTMHAWSIDMKNEVACWSSHIGVPWCLKWAPRRAMFAAASTVLTFWIPNNESKLKAEYAGTDAEAGPHPHPLLH